Proteins from one Melospiza melodia melodia isolate bMelMel2 chromosome 18, bMelMel2.pri, whole genome shotgun sequence genomic window:
- the CDIP1 gene encoding cell death-inducing p53-target protein 1 isoform X1 — MSNDPPPPYPGGPSAPLIEEKHGPPSAPEGVTPVVGQPQGVPVPPPEFGPPPYEPPSQPGFIPPHMPTDGSGPYVPPAGYYPPPGPHPPMGYYPAPGPYPSPGGHTATVLVPPGAATTVTVLQGEIFQGAPVQTVCPHCQQAITTKISYEIGLMSFLLGFFCCFVGCDLCCCLIPCLFDDFKDVTHTCPNCKAYIYTYKRMC; from the exons ATGTCCAACGATCCCCCCCCGCCCTACCCGGGGGGCCCCTCGGCGCCGCTGATAGAGGAGAAGCACGGCCCCCCCTCAGCACCAg AGGGTGTCACCCCAGTGGTGGGACAGCCCCAGGGGGTTCCTGTCCCCCCTCCTGAGTTTGGACCTCCCCCATATGAGCCCCCCTCTCAGCCGGGGTTCATCCCCCCCCACATGCCCACGGATGGCTCTGGGCCCTACGTGCCACCAG CAGGATATTACCCACCCCCAGGCCCCCACCCCCCCATGGGCTACTACCCTGCCCCAGGCCCCTACCCCTCTCCTGGTGGCCACACGGCCACAGTGCTGGTGCCCCCGGGAGCTGCCACCACGGTGACAGTGCTGCAGGGAGAGATCTTCCAGGGAGCCCCTGTGCAGACTGTGTGTCCCCACTGCCAGCAAGCCATCACCACCAAGATCTCCTACGAGATTGGGCTCATGAGCTTCCTCCTGGGCTTCTTCTGCTGCTTCGTGGG gtgtgaTCTCTGCTGCTGCCTGATCCCCTGCCTGTTCGATGACTTCAAGGATGTGACACACACGTGTCCCAACTGCAAGGCCTACATCTACACGTACAAGCGCATGTGCTAA
- the CDIP1 gene encoding cell death-inducing p53-target protein 1 isoform X2 produces the protein MSNDPPPPYPGGPSAPLIEEKHGPPSAPEGVTPVVGQPQGVPVPPPEFGPPPYEPPSQPGFIPPHMPTDGSGPYVPPGYYPPPGPHPPMGYYPAPGPYPSPGGHTATVLVPPGAATTVTVLQGEIFQGAPVQTVCPHCQQAITTKISYEIGLMSFLLGFFCCFVGCDLCCCLIPCLFDDFKDVTHTCPNCKAYIYTYKRMC, from the exons ATGTCCAACGATCCCCCCCCGCCCTACCCGGGGGGCCCCTCGGCGCCGCTGATAGAGGAGAAGCACGGCCCCCCCTCAGCACCAg AGGGTGTCACCCCAGTGGTGGGACAGCCCCAGGGGGTTCCTGTCCCCCCTCCTGAGTTTGGACCTCCCCCATATGAGCCCCCCTCTCAGCCGGGGTTCATCCCCCCCCACATGCCCACGGATGGCTCTGGGCCCTACGTGCCACCAG GATATTACCCACCCCCAGGCCCCCACCCCCCCATGGGCTACTACCCTGCCCCAGGCCCCTACCCCTCTCCTGGTGGCCACACGGCCACAGTGCTGGTGCCCCCGGGAGCTGCCACCACGGTGACAGTGCTGCAGGGAGAGATCTTCCAGGGAGCCCCTGTGCAGACTGTGTGTCCCCACTGCCAGCAAGCCATCACCACCAAGATCTCCTACGAGATTGGGCTCATGAGCTTCCTCCTGGGCTTCTTCTGCTGCTTCGTGGG gtgtgaTCTCTGCTGCTGCCTGATCCCCTGCCTGTTCGATGACTTCAAGGATGTGACACACACGTGTCCCAACTGCAAGGCCTACATCTACACGTACAAGCGCATGTGCTAA
- the HMOX2 gene encoding heme oxygenase 2, with translation MPSALESPEGGEEDTLHYEETEDDAVSPMDLSELLKEGTKESHDRAENTQFVKDFLKGRIQKELFKLATVALYFTYSALEEEMDHNKDNPLFAPLYFPVELHRREALAKDLKYFYGEDWKEKIQCSEATQQYVDRIHHVGQHEPELLVAHAYTRYMGDLSGGQVLKKVAQRALKLPSTEEGIQFYVFDNISNAQQFKQLYRARMNALDLDKNTKERIVEEANKAFRFNMQVFDELDKVGRSLGGAAQDGGVPVHDGKGDIRKCPYYADKLGTAGPSCPFHAAVGLARQPLVQLVLAACMAVAAGAAAWYIL, from the exons ATGCCATCAGCCCTGGAGAGCCCAGAGGGGGGAGAGGAGGACACTTTGCACTATGAGGAAACAGAAGATGATGCTGTCAG CCCCATGGACCTCTCGGAGCTGCTGAAGGAGGGCACCAAGGAGTCGCACGACCGCGCCGAGAACACCCAGTTTGTCAAGGACTTCCTCAAGGGCCGCATCCAGAAGGAGCTCTTCAAG CTGGCCACTGTGGCCCTTTACTTCACCTACTCTGctctggaggaggagatggatcACAACAAGGACAACCCCCTCTTTGCTCCTCTGTATTTCCCCGTGGAGCTCCACCGGAGAGAAGCTTTGGCCAAAGACCTCAAATATTTTTATGGGGAAGACTGGAAAGAAAAGATCCAGTGTTCAGAGGCAACTCAGCAGTATGTGGACAGAATCCATCATGTGGGACAACATGAGCCAGAGCTGCTGGTGGCTCACGCTTACACACGCTACATGGGGGACCTCTCAGGTGGCCAGGTGCTGAAGAAGGTCGCCCAGAGGGCCCTGAAGTTGCCCAGTACTGAGGAAGGGATCCAATTCTACGTGTTTGACAACATTTCCAATGCACAGCAGTTCAAGCAGCTTTACAGAGCAAGAATGAATGCTCTGGACTTGGACAAGAACACCAAGGAGAGGATTGTGGAAGAGGCCAACAAAGCCTTCAGATTTAACATGCAG GTGTTTGATGAGCTGGACAAGGTTGGCAGGTCGCTGGGAGGAGCAGCCCAGGATGGAGGCGTGCCAGTCCACGATGGCAAGGGAGACATCCGCAAGTGCCCGTACTATGCAGACAAACTGG gcacagcaggcCCCAGCTGCCCCTTCCACGCTGCTGTGGGCCTGGCcaggcagcccctggtgcagctggTGCTGGCAGCCTGCATGGCCgtggcagcgggagctgcagcctggtacATCCTGTGA
- the LOC134426416 gene encoding zinc finger protein 154-like, which yields MLRGRSSRCHPAQKFLCGEAEDMWGLGEELSCEFQPRPAPEDPHWRETHPVHRVWGAFPTALPSDPAPEDAHEGETLRVLRVREELQRQLQLLRHQVTHSGEKPFGSAECGKSFSQSSELSEHQRVRTGEKPYKCSQCGKSFSVSSALSPHRHFHTGERPFGCSECGKSFTLSSHLLRHRRFHTGERPFECTECGKSVLWRSALLRHRRVHSGERP from the coding sequence ATGCTGCGTGGGAGAAGTTCCAGATGTCATCCAGCACAGAAATTCCTCTGTGGGGAGGCTGAAGATATGTGGGGACTGGGGGAAGAGCTTTCGTGTGAGTTCCAACCTCGTCCAGCACcggaggatccacactggagagaaacCCATCCCGTGCACCGAGTGTGGGGAGCGTTTCCGACAGCGCTCCCATCTGACCCGGCACCAGAGGATGCACACGAGGGAGAGACCCTACGAGTGCtccgagtgcgggaagagcttcagcgtcagctccagctgctgcgCCACCAGGTCACCCACAGCGGGGAGAAGCCCTTCGGGTCTgccgagtgcgggaagagcttcagccagagctccgaGCTCAGCGAGCACCAGCGGGTGCGCACCGGGGAGAAGCCGTACAAGTGCTCtcagtgcgggaagagcttctccGTGAGTTCGGCCCTCAGCCCGCACCGCCACTTCCACACCGGGGAGCGCCCGTTCGGGTGCtccgagtgcgggaagagcttcacgTTGAGCTCCCACCTGCTTCGACACCGCCGCTTCCACACCGGGGAGCGCCCCTTCGAGTGCACCGAGTGCGGGAAGAGCGTCCTGTGGCGGTCGGCGCTGCTGCGGCACCGGCGGGTGCACAGCGGGGAGCGGCCGTAG